In the Mycolicibacter sp. MU0102 genome, one interval contains:
- a CDS encoding type II toxin-antitoxin system VapC family toxin, whose amino-acid sequence MIVDTSAIIAILRDEDDAPAYAHAIANATTRRLSAASYLECGIVLDSQRDPIISRALDELLDEAEFRIEPVTERQARLARRAYADFGRGSGHPACLNFGDCLSYALAADLREPLLFKGDDFEHTGIRSALDE is encoded by the coding sequence ATGATCGTCGACACCTCGGCGATCATCGCGATCCTTCGCGATGAAGACGATGCCCCTGCCTACGCCCACGCCATCGCGAATGCGACCACACGCCGACTGTCTGCTGCCTCCTACCTCGAATGCGGGATTGTCCTGGACTCCCAACGTGATCCGATCATCAGTAGAGCATTGGATGAACTCCTCGACGAAGCCGAATTTCGCATCGAACCGGTAACCGAACGGCAGGCGCGGCTCGCGCGTCGGGCCTACGCGGATTTCGGCAGGGGAAGCGGCCATCCGGCCTGTTTGAACTTTGGGGACTGCTTGTCGTATGCCCTGGCGGCAGATCTTCGTGAACCATTGCTGTTCAAGGGCGACGACTTCGAGCACACGGGAATCCGTTCCGCTCTCGACGAATAG
- a CDS encoding type III polyketide synthase translates to MDNTPTVAAVAVEFPSHQHRQGEVMAALSDFAGPDFQRFAAHSGVATRQLALPLARYSKLSGFTEANDEYLDIALDLSERALLAALDRADIAPGDIDVVFSTTVTGLAVPSLEGRLMSRVGLRPDVKRVPLFGLGCVAGAAGLARVHDYLRAFPTHVAALIAVELCSLTVQREDLSVPNLVAASLFGDGAAAVIATGARRYASGPRLLATRSQTYPDTDDILGWKIGSEGFSIVLSVEIATVVEKYLGDNVREFLADHGLVSDDISTWIVHAAGPKIIDAVENVLRLRSDALTPTRNSLRDHGNLSSVSVLDILDGIESNPPPPGSLGLMIAMGPGFSAELVLLEW, encoded by the coding sequence ATGGACAACACTCCGACCGTGGCCGCCGTGGCCGTGGAATTCCCGTCTCACCAACACCGTCAAGGTGAGGTGATGGCCGCCCTGTCGGACTTCGCCGGCCCCGACTTTCAGCGCTTCGCCGCCCACAGTGGCGTCGCGACCCGTCAGCTGGCGCTGCCGTTGGCGCGGTACTCCAAGCTCAGTGGCTTCACCGAGGCGAATGACGAATACCTAGACATCGCACTCGATCTGAGTGAACGGGCGCTGCTGGCGGCGCTGGATCGCGCCGACATCGCGCCGGGTGATATCGATGTGGTGTTCTCGACGACGGTCACCGGCCTGGCCGTACCCTCGCTGGAAGGCCGATTGATGTCGCGGGTCGGGCTTCGGCCCGACGTCAAACGTGTCCCCCTGTTCGGCTTGGGCTGTGTCGCCGGCGCGGCGGGCCTGGCCCGGGTCCACGATTACCTCCGGGCGTTCCCGACTCACGTGGCGGCCCTTATCGCGGTCGAGCTCTGCTCCTTGACGGTTCAGCGCGAAGACCTTTCAGTACCAAATCTTGTTGCCGCCAGCCTGTTCGGTGACGGCGCCGCCGCGGTGATCGCAACAGGCGCCCGACGGTACGCGAGCGGGCCCAGGCTCTTGGCCACTCGAAGCCAGACCTATCCCGACACCGATGACATCCTGGGCTGGAAGATCGGCAGCGAGGGATTCAGCATCGTGTTGTCTGTGGAGATCGCCACTGTCGTGGAGAAGTACCTCGGTGACAACGTCCGTGAATTCCTGGCTGATCATGGATTGGTCAGCGACGACATCTCGACCTGGATCGTGCATGCCGCCGGCCCGAAGATCATCGATGCGGTCGAGAACGTGCTTCGCCTGCGGTCGGATGCGCTGACGCCCACCCGAAATTCGTTACGTGACCACGGGAACCTGTCCTCGGTGTCGGTCCTGGATATTCTTGACGGCATCGAGTCCAATCCGCCGCCGCCTGGATCCCTTGGCCTCATGATCGCGATGGGGCCGGGCTTCTCCGCCGAACTCGTACTGTTGGAGTGGTAG
- a CDS encoding isoprenylcysteine carboxyl methyltransferase family protein: MYYLLVLAVGVERLIELVVAKNNARWAFANGGVEFGHSHYPVMVSIHSALLVSCVAEVWVLHRPFIPWLGWPMFAVAVLSQVLRWWCVRTLGRRWNTQVIVLPESPLVQGGPYRWIRHPNYVAVVLEGLALPLIHTAWLTALWFGLANAAVLRERIRVENVALGYR, translated from the coding sequence ATGTACTACTTACTGGTCCTGGCGGTGGGCGTTGAACGGCTCATCGAATTGGTGGTGGCCAAAAACAACGCACGGTGGGCGTTCGCCAACGGCGGCGTCGAATTCGGGCACAGCCACTATCCGGTGATGGTCAGCATCCACTCGGCGCTGCTGGTCAGCTGCGTTGCCGAGGTGTGGGTGCTGCACCGACCGTTCATTCCCTGGCTGGGCTGGCCCATGTTTGCGGTCGCGGTCTTGAGTCAGGTGCTGCGCTGGTGGTGCGTGCGCACGCTCGGCCGGCGTTGGAATACTCAGGTGATCGTTCTGCCGGAAAGCCCGCTGGTGCAAGGCGGGCCGTATCGCTGGATCCGTCATCCCAACTATGTGGCAGTGGTACTCGAGGGGTTGGCGCTGCCGTTGATCCACACCGCCTGGCTGACCGCGCTCTGGTTCGGCCTGGCCAACGCGGCGGTGTTGCGGGAACGGATTCGGGTGGAGAACGTCGCGCTGGGGTACCGGTGA
- a CDS encoding SRPBCC family protein produces MSLPALADISVHAGTPGPIDGLVRVETSPREVATPIIMEMMHSVYPHDVVFGDYCTVNDYIDCPPDELFDYLSDTRCLEEWTYSLRGFTPTDEEGLWLAYDRLGSETKIYTRTVSNREALTVDYHCAWDQPDHLWMIYLIRIVDAQVVLNKPGSVVLWTNCHHPFYDHNPYPDAAPPERPVWVGDFWDMFSAGHLLEMKNLKAIAEYRHHNDLPVTPFWMR; encoded by the coding sequence ATGTCGCTGCCCGCCCTCGCTGATATCAGCGTTCACGCCGGTACGCCCGGTCCCATCGACGGCTTGGTCCGGGTCGAGACCAGCCCCCGGGAGGTCGCCACCCCGATCATCATGGAGATGATGCATTCGGTCTACCCCCACGATGTGGTGTTCGGCGACTACTGCACCGTCAACGACTACATCGACTGTCCGCCGGACGAATTGTTCGACTATCTCTCCGATACGCGATGCCTGGAAGAGTGGACCTACAGCCTGCGTGGCTTCACCCCCACCGACGAGGAGGGCCTCTGGCTCGCCTACGACCGGCTGGGTTCGGAGACCAAGATCTACACCCGCACCGTCTCCAACCGGGAAGCCCTCACGGTGGACTACCACTGCGCATGGGACCAGCCCGACCACCTGTGGATGATCTACCTGATCCGAATCGTCGACGCCCAGGTCGTACTGAACAAGCCCGGATCGGTTGTGCTGTGGACCAATTGCCACCACCCGTTCTACGACCACAACCCCTATCCGGACGCTGCTCCGCCCGAGCGCCCGGTCTGGGTCGGCGACTTCTGGGACATGTTCAGTGCCGGCCACCTGCTGGAAATGAAGAACCTGAAGGCGATTGCCGAATACCGCCATCACAATGACCTGCCGGTCACCCCGTTCTGGATGCGATGA
- a CDS encoding pyridoxal phosphate-dependent aminotransferase: MTSAARADSATTHPDNALPPAVDPYALALNENPLPPLPAVHAALVDFIGAANRYPEFLPTRLRRLVAEHAGVSEENVALGPGASGLAMRVLQTAATPGERIVLSKPTFEGYPAFAQMAGLTAVDVPLDGYGHLDLTAMARAADDARVVVLCRPHNPTGTLETIADVERLVADVPADTIVLLDEAYIEFVAPHQRIDVPRLIARFPNVIVLRTFSKAYGLAGLRIGYALAAPELAGLLWSMQLPFGISAGCTVAVAASYQAEAQLEQRIAHIVAERSYLRTRLRASGVYTTDSHANFVYLPAAGRPWSEVFADSGLRVRNYPDGAVRITVGSRGSTQMVLSAIE; the protein is encoded by the coding sequence ATGACCTCGGCAGCGCGAGCGGATTCGGCCACCACGCATCCTGACAACGCACTCCCGCCGGCCGTCGACCCGTATGCGTTGGCCCTCAACGAGAACCCGCTACCGCCGCTGCCAGCGGTGCATGCAGCGCTGGTTGACTTCATCGGCGCCGCCAACCGGTATCCGGAATTCCTGCCCACCCGGCTACGCCGACTGGTGGCCGAGCATGCCGGGGTGAGCGAGGAGAATGTTGCGCTGGGCCCGGGGGCGTCCGGGCTGGCCATGCGGGTGCTGCAGACGGCGGCGACTCCTGGCGAACGGATCGTATTGAGCAAGCCCACTTTTGAGGGCTATCCCGCCTTCGCCCAGATGGCCGGTCTGACCGCGGTGGACGTCCCCCTCGACGGCTATGGGCATCTCGATCTGACCGCGATGGCCCGGGCCGCCGACGATGCCCGGGTGGTGGTGTTATGCCGCCCGCACAATCCGACCGGGACCTTGGAGACCATCGCCGACGTCGAACGGCTGGTTGCCGACGTTCCTGCCGACACCATCGTGCTGCTCGACGAGGCCTACATCGAATTCGTCGCCCCGCACCAGCGCATCGACGTCCCGCGGCTCATTGCGCGCTTCCCGAATGTGATTGTGCTGCGCACCTTCTCCAAGGCCTACGGTCTGGCCGGGCTCCGAATCGGCTACGCATTGGCGGCACCGGAGCTGGCCGGCCTGCTGTGGTCGATGCAGCTGCCGTTCGGTATCAGCGCCGGCTGCACGGTGGCGGTGGCCGCCTCCTACCAGGCAGAAGCACAACTGGAGCAGCGCATCGCCCATATCGTCGCCGAACGCAGCTACCTGCGGACCCGGCTGCGCGCCTCCGGGGTGTACACCACCGATTCCCACGCGAACTTTGTGTACCTGCCGGCGGCGGGCCGGCCGTGGAGCGAGGTCTTCGCCGACAGCGGACTGCGGGTGCGGAACTATCCCGACGGAGCCGTGCGCATCACCGTCGGCTCCCGCGGCTCCACTCAGATGGTGCTGTCCGCCATCGAGTAG
- a CDS encoding enoyl-CoA hydratase/isomerase family protein → MSRYQTIRYDRSEHVGALTLSRPEKRNAINPAMRAELNHLGRQLLSDETLRCLIVTGDGPSFSAGIDLVEDMAGTLTAFADRPLDDETVELGLRVAGAFEWIPRLGCPSVAAVRGHAYGAGLQLALACDFRIFAHDARVGLTETRYGLLPDMGATFRLPRLIGEGRARELILFGEVIDAAEALRIGLANRVVGDDELDSAAGEFAQRLASQPPIAVRGARRAIEAGRTLDDAASLRAAVTEQARCLASDDFQKATPKQTR, encoded by the coding sequence ATGAGCAGGTACCAGACCATTCGCTATGACCGCAGCGAACACGTCGGAGCCCTGACGTTGTCGCGACCCGAGAAGCGCAACGCGATCAACCCGGCAATGCGCGCGGAATTGAACCACCTCGGCAGGCAATTGCTGTCCGACGAGACCCTTCGCTGTCTGATCGTGACCGGCGACGGCCCGTCCTTCTCTGCGGGCATCGACCTGGTCGAAGACATGGCCGGGACGTTGACCGCATTCGCCGATCGACCCCTCGATGACGAGACTGTGGAGCTCGGGCTCCGGGTGGCGGGGGCCTTCGAGTGGATTCCCCGGCTCGGCTGTCCCAGCGTCGCAGCGGTCCGGGGGCACGCCTACGGGGCGGGCCTACAGCTGGCACTGGCCTGCGACTTCCGCATCTTCGCCCACGATGCCCGGGTCGGTTTGACCGAAACCCGCTACGGCCTGTTGCCCGACATGGGTGCCACGTTTCGACTCCCACGACTCATCGGGGAGGGGAGAGCACGCGAGCTGATCCTGTTCGGCGAGGTCATCGATGCCGCCGAGGCGCTGCGCATCGGACTGGCCAACCGTGTGGTCGGCGACGACGAACTCGATTCCGCGGCCGGTGAATTCGCTCAACGTCTCGCGAGTCAACCGCCGATCGCGGTCCGTGGGGCGCGGCGTGCCATCGAGGCCGGCCGAACCCTCGACGACGCCGCCAGCCTACGAGCCGCAGTCACCGAACAGGCCCGCTGCCTGGCGTCCGACGACTTCCAGAAAGCCACCCCAAAGCAGACAAGGTGA
- a CDS encoding NAD(P)/FAD-dependent oxidoreductase, with protein sequence MIGFDTDLLIVGGGPGGIAAALCARQQGLSVVVADPRASPIDKACGEGLMPGGLAVLKSLGVDPVGMPLRGINYLDEQRRAEAPFRNGPGRGVRRTTLHAAMTDQAKQNDVDWIATKVDDVRQDAEGVTAGGIRARWLIAADGLHSVVRRAVGISCVAGSPRRYGLRWHYQVPAWSEFVEVYWSRWGEAYVTPVEPGLVGVAILSPHRPQLDWFPSLAARLADFQRGPARGCGPMRQLVSRRVAGRVLLVGDAAGYEDALTGEGVSLAVKQAEAAVAAIVGDNPMSYERAWHSITRRYRLLTRGLVLASAWQPARRAVVPACCALPAVFDRAVHLLAH encoded by the coding sequence GTGATCGGCTTCGACACCGACCTGCTGATCGTCGGTGGCGGGCCGGGGGGAATCGCCGCCGCGTTATGCGCTCGGCAGCAGGGACTTTCGGTAGTCGTTGCCGATCCCCGGGCCAGCCCGATCGACAAGGCCTGTGGGGAGGGCCTGATGCCGGGCGGGCTGGCCGTGTTGAAGTCGCTCGGGGTGGATCCGGTCGGTATGCCGCTGCGCGGCATCAACTATCTCGACGAGCAGCGCCGGGCCGAGGCGCCCTTTCGCAACGGCCCGGGGCGCGGCGTGCGGCGTACGACGTTGCACGCCGCCATGACCGATCAGGCCAAGCAGAACGACGTCGACTGGATCGCGACGAAGGTGGACGACGTACGCCAAGATGCTGAGGGCGTCACGGCGGGCGGCATTCGGGCCAGATGGCTGATCGCCGCCGACGGACTGCACTCTGTTGTTCGCCGCGCCGTCGGGATCTCCTGTGTCGCGGGCTCTCCGCGGCGCTACGGGCTGCGCTGGCACTACCAGGTTCCGGCCTGGTCCGAGTTCGTCGAGGTCTACTGGTCACGGTGGGGCGAGGCCTACGTGACGCCGGTGGAGCCGGGCCTGGTGGGGGTGGCCATCTTGTCGCCGCACCGCCCGCAGCTCGACTGGTTTCCGTCCCTGGCCGCCCGCCTCGCCGACTTTCAGCGCGGCCCTGCTCGCGGCTGCGGACCGATGCGGCAACTGGTTTCGCGCCGCGTCGCCGGGCGGGTGCTGCTGGTCGGTGACGCCGCCGGCTACGAGGATGCGCTGACCGGTGAGGGCGTGAGCCTGGCCGTCAAACAGGCCGAGGCCGCGGTGGCGGCGATCGTCGGTGACAACCCCATGTCCTATGAGCGCGCCTGGCACTCGATCACGCGCCGCTATCGCCTGCTCACCCGCGGTCTGGTGCTGGCCAGCGCGTGGCAGCCGGCCCGACGCGCTGTGGTTCCCGCCTGTTGTGCACTGCCGGCGGTGTTTGACCGCGCGGTGCATCTGCTGGCGCACTGA
- a CDS encoding type II toxin-antitoxin system VapB family antitoxin, protein MALNIKDPAVHNAVKEIASITGESQAQVVAVAVRERLAHLQADAAAARFLDIGRRAAARMTPETKRLDHGTLLYDERGMPA, encoded by the coding sequence ATGGCGTTGAACATCAAAGATCCTGCGGTTCACAATGCGGTCAAAGAAATCGCCAGTATCACCGGCGAATCCCAAGCGCAGGTGGTCGCCGTCGCGGTACGGGAGCGCCTGGCCCACCTGCAAGCCGACGCCGCTGCAGCGCGGTTCCTCGACATCGGGCGCCGTGCCGCAGCTCGGATGACTCCGGAGACCAAGCGGCTGGACCACGGCACACTGCTCTACGACGAGCGCGGCATGCCGGCATGA
- a CDS encoding MMPL family transporter, with amino-acid sequence MLHRIALLALAAPRRVLALAGLVMVAAAVFGIPVADSLSAGGFQDPGSESAQATALLTDKFGQSDQQLLILVSSPDGADSERARSVGTEIAGVLQRSPHVFNVASPWTDPPSAAARLTSTDGSAGLIVANLRGGENDAQKYARTLADQVTHDRDGVSVRAGGGAMVYAQINHQNQHDLLLMESIAIPLSFAVLVWVFGGLLAAALPVALGGLAIVGSMAVLRLITLGTDVSIFAMNLTTAMGLALAIDYTLLIINRYRDELAGGVAPDRALIRTMTTAGRTVLFSAITVALSMAAMVLFPMYFLKSFAYAGVATVTFVAIAAIVVTPAAIALLGPRLDALNLRRPIRRLLRRPEPVAKPIEEGFWYRSTRFVSRHAVPIGLAVVTLLVAVGVPFLGVKWGYPDDRVLPRSASAHQVGDALREQFADDSDRAVPIVVRDANGIAPQELDRYAAELSRVPEVSSVSAPTGTFVGGERVGDPSAATGIKDDTVLLTVASAAPLFSQRSDTQLDLLHQVPTPGQRTVQMGGLAQINRDSVDAITDRLPLVLGLIATITFALLFLLTGSVVLPIKALILNVLSLCAAFGALVWIFQDGHLGALGTTPTGMLVANVPVLLFCISFGLSMDYEVFLVSRIREYWLASGRTRADNDESVSQGLAHTARVITAAALIMSISFAALIAAQVSFMRMLGLGLTLAVLVDATLIRMVLVPAFMHLMGSWNWWAPAPLARLARRFEISENGGSTGRHAAPPGLRSPHVPSHHGAHRAAHGSHQAALSTPE; translated from the coding sequence GTGCTGCACCGGATCGCCCTGCTGGCCCTCGCCGCTCCACGCCGCGTCCTAGCGCTGGCCGGGCTGGTGATGGTCGCCGCCGCGGTGTTCGGGATTCCCGTGGCCGACAGCCTGTCCGCGGGGGGATTTCAGGACCCCGGTTCGGAGTCCGCGCAGGCCACCGCGTTGCTGACCGACAAGTTCGGCCAAAGTGACCAGCAGCTGCTGATTTTGGTGAGTTCGCCCGACGGAGCCGACAGCGAGCGGGCCCGCTCGGTAGGCACCGAGATCGCCGGAGTCCTGCAGCGTTCGCCGCACGTCTTCAACGTCGCCTCGCCGTGGACGGATCCGCCGTCGGCGGCCGCCCGACTGACCAGCACCGATGGCTCCGCCGGTCTGATCGTGGCCAACCTGCGCGGCGGCGAGAACGACGCGCAGAAGTACGCCCGCACCCTGGCCGACCAGGTGACCCACGACCGGGACGGGGTGAGCGTGCGCGCCGGGGGCGGCGCGATGGTCTATGCCCAGATCAATCACCAGAATCAACATGATCTGCTGCTGATGGAGTCGATCGCGATCCCGCTGAGCTTCGCGGTGCTGGTGTGGGTTTTCGGCGGTCTGCTGGCGGCGGCGTTGCCGGTCGCGCTCGGTGGACTCGCGATCGTCGGCTCGATGGCGGTGCTGCGGCTGATCACCCTGGGCACCGATGTGTCGATCTTCGCGATGAACCTCACCACCGCCATGGGTTTGGCGCTGGCGATCGACTACACCCTGTTGATCATCAACCGCTACCGCGACGAACTGGCCGGGGGTGTTGCCCCCGATCGAGCGCTGATCCGGACGATGACCACCGCGGGTCGCACCGTGCTGTTCTCGGCGATCACCGTCGCGCTGTCGATGGCGGCCATGGTGTTGTTCCCGATGTACTTCCTCAAGTCGTTCGCCTACGCCGGAGTGGCGACGGTGACGTTCGTGGCGATCGCGGCGATCGTGGTGACCCCGGCGGCGATCGCCCTGCTGGGGCCCCGGCTCGACGCACTGAACCTGCGCCGCCCGATTCGGCGGCTGCTGCGGCGTCCTGAACCCGTCGCAAAACCGATCGAAGAGGGATTCTGGTACCGCTCAACAAGATTCGTTTCCCGCCACGCAGTGCCGATCGGTCTCGCGGTGGTCACCCTGTTGGTGGCGGTCGGAGTGCCCTTCCTCGGGGTGAAGTGGGGCTACCCCGACGACCGGGTGCTGCCGCGAAGCGCGTCGGCGCATCAGGTCGGCGACGCGCTGCGCGAGCAGTTCGCCGACGACTCCGACCGGGCGGTACCGATCGTGGTCCGTGACGCGAACGGCATCGCGCCGCAGGAGCTGGACCGCTACGCCGCCGAGCTGTCCCGGGTGCCGGAGGTGTCCTCAGTGTCGGCACCTACCGGCACCTTCGTCGGCGGCGAACGGGTGGGCGATCCCTCGGCGGCAACCGGGATCAAGGACGACACCGTGCTGCTGACCGTCGCCAGCGCCGCCCCGCTGTTTTCGCAGCGTTCCGACACCCAGCTCGACCTGCTGCATCAGGTGCCGACACCCGGTCAGCGGACGGTGCAGATGGGCGGACTGGCGCAGATCAACCGGGACAGCGTCGACGCGATCACCGACCGGCTGCCGCTGGTGTTGGGGCTGATCGCCACCATCACGTTCGCGCTGCTGTTCTTGCTGACCGGCAGCGTGGTGCTGCCGATCAAGGCGCTGATCCTCAATGTGTTGTCGTTGTGCGCCGCGTTCGGGGCGCTGGTCTGGATATTCCAGGACGGGCACCTGGGAGCGCTGGGCACGACGCCCACCGGGATGCTGGTCGCCAACGTGCCGGTGCTGCTGTTCTGCATCTCGTTCGGGCTGTCAATGGACTACGAGGTATTCCTGGTGTCCCGGATCCGGGAGTACTGGCTGGCCTCGGGGCGCACCCGCGCCGACAACGACGAGAGCGTGTCGCAGGGCTTGGCGCATACCGCTCGGGTGATCACCGCCGCGGCACTGATCATGTCGATCTCGTTCGCGGCGCTGATCGCCGCACAGGTGTCGTTCATGCGCATGCTCGGCCTCGGTCTGACGCTGGCGGTGCTGGTGGATGCCACGCTGATCCGGATGGTGTTGGTGCCGGCTTTCATGCACCTGATGGGCAGTTGGAACTGGTGGGCGCCCGCACCGCTGGCCCGGCTGGCGCGGCGATTCGAGATCAGCGAGAACGGCGGTTCAACGGGGCGCCATGCCGCGCCCCCGGGGCTCCGGAGCCCGCACGTGCCGTCGCATCATGGCGCGCATCGGGCTGCTCACGGAAGCCATCAGGCCGCGTTGTCGACGCCGGAGTGA
- a CDS encoding protein adenylyltransferase SelO — MASPILTADFAREFPELAQPWQAATPPEPKLLVLNEKLAAELGLDPAWLKSAEGLKLLTGTNVPDGATPVAQAYAGHQFGNYVPLLGDGRALLLGELAGDHRHDIHLKGSGPTPFARGGDGLAVVGPMLREYVISEAMYALGIPTTRSLAVVATGAQVQREAPVPGAVLTRVAASHLRVGSFQLVAQQARATGDLGLLRRLADYAIARHYPDAAQAENPYLALFQAVVEAQASLIARWMLVGFVHGVMNTDNMTISGETIDYGPCAFMEAYDPATVFSSIDHAGRYAYGNQPLVAQWNLARFAETILPLFAATEELALSVAVETLEGFMPRYHGLWSAGMLAKFGLAGSVEAAALIDQALALMNENHVDYTSFFRQLARAGRGDPDALPVVFADWLGRWRAMQPDVTAMDQINPVYIARNHLVEQALTSAMRGDLSTVEQLLDVIAEPYRQRDGLAAYAAPAPPEFGAYRTFCGT; from the coding sequence ATGGCGTCCCCGATATTGACCGCCGACTTTGCCCGCGAGTTCCCCGAACTCGCCCAGCCCTGGCAGGCCGCCACTCCACCGGAGCCGAAGCTGCTGGTGCTCAACGAGAAGCTGGCCGCCGAACTGGGCCTGGATCCGGCCTGGCTGAAAAGCGCCGAGGGCCTAAAGCTGTTGACCGGGACCAACGTTCCCGACGGCGCTACCCCGGTGGCCCAGGCCTATGCCGGACACCAATTCGGCAACTACGTGCCACTGCTCGGCGACGGGCGCGCACTGCTACTCGGCGAACTCGCCGGCGACCATCGACACGACATCCACCTCAAGGGTTCCGGGCCGACTCCCTTCGCCCGCGGCGGCGACGGTTTGGCCGTCGTCGGCCCGATGCTGCGCGAATACGTCATCAGCGAAGCCATGTACGCGCTGGGGATCCCCACCACCCGCTCGCTGGCCGTGGTGGCCACCGGAGCCCAGGTGCAACGTGAGGCGCCGGTGCCCGGGGCGGTACTGACCCGCGTTGCCGCCAGCCACCTGCGGGTCGGCAGCTTCCAGCTGGTCGCCCAGCAGGCCCGGGCCACCGGTGACCTGGGGTTGCTGCGCCGGTTGGCCGATTACGCGATCGCCCGGCATTATCCCGATGCCGCACAGGCCGAGAACCCTTACCTCGCACTGTTTCAAGCGGTCGTCGAAGCCCAGGCGTCGCTGATCGCACGCTGGATGCTGGTCGGCTTCGTGCACGGCGTGATGAACACCGACAACATGACGATCTCCGGGGAGACCATCGACTACGGGCCGTGCGCATTCATGGAGGCCTACGACCCGGCGACGGTGTTCAGCTCAATCGACCATGCCGGGCGCTACGCCTACGGCAACCAGCCGCTGGTCGCGCAGTGGAACCTGGCCCGATTCGCCGAAACCATCCTGCCGCTGTTTGCCGCCACCGAGGAGCTGGCGCTGTCGGTGGCGGTGGAAACCCTCGAAGGGTTCATGCCGCGCTATCACGGGCTCTGGTCGGCGGGGATGCTGGCGAAGTTCGGGCTGGCCGGCAGTGTGGAAGCTGCCGCGCTGATCGACCAGGCGTTGGCGCTCATGAATGAAAACCACGTCGACTACACCTCGTTCTTCCGGCAGTTGGCACGGGCCGGACGGGGCGACCCCGACGCACTTCCGGTGGTGTTCGCCGACTGGCTGGGGCGCTGGCGGGCCATGCAGCCCGACGTCACCGCGATGGACCAGATCAATCCGGTCTACATCGCGCGCAATCACCTGGTGGAGCAGGCGTTGACCTCCGCGATGCGCGGCGACCTATCGACGGTGGAACAGCTGCTGGACGTGATCGCCGAGCCCTACCGGCAGCGCGATGGGTTGGCGGCATACGCCGCGCCGGCACCGCCGGAATTCGGGGCCTACCGCACGTTCTGCGGGACCTGA
- a CDS encoding 3-oxoacyl-ACP synthase III family protein, producing MNQSSETEVSLIDVSSYLPGEPIAADYYTEFAESDTLRDNLMFRAPRFRHHVGEDETAADMIERAAQGIIERHGREVIENVDILITHTQLPDIPFCGAGGGVAHRLGMRPSTVLDLHNGGCAAFVLGINVARQLLAAGAGQTALIAIAQNAAGQVFDQPAVRGKSQASVPGDGAAVGLLTRSDQSPIIDVECRTYGQYAGDMTYNTDPPRKWWQPGPGAAYIGFTEDKITKVLARGNRQVPEVALAVCHRNRLSPSDIGLLVTNQPNRVFLRNWREALEVPESRHVDTFDECGNLFGAGIPINLDRAITGNRVQPGQVVVMAGFAHAGDFAGAAAIRWGGRPQ from the coding sequence ATGAATCAATCCAGCGAAACCGAAGTCAGCCTGATCGACGTCTCCAGCTACCTTCCCGGCGAGCCCATCGCCGCCGACTACTACACGGAGTTCGCCGAGTCCGACACGTTGCGCGACAACCTGATGTTCCGCGCGCCCCGATTCCGCCATCACGTCGGAGAAGACGAGACCGCGGCCGACATGATCGAGCGGGCGGCGCAGGGAATCATCGAGCGCCACGGTCGCGAGGTCATAGAGAACGTCGATATCTTGATCACCCACACCCAGTTGCCGGACATCCCGTTCTGCGGCGCCGGCGGCGGCGTCGCCCACCGGTTGGGGATGCGCCCGTCTACGGTGCTGGACCTGCACAACGGCGGATGCGCCGCTTTCGTGCTGGGGATCAACGTGGCCCGGCAGTTGTTGGCGGCCGGCGCGGGGCAAACCGCGTTGATCGCGATTGCGCAGAACGCCGCCGGCCAGGTCTTCGATCAGCCCGCCGTGCGCGGCAAATCGCAGGCGTCGGTTCCCGGTGACGGCGCCGCCGTCGGCTTGCTGACCCGATCAGATCAGTCCCCGATCATCGACGTCGAGTGCCGGACCTACGGCCAGTACGCCGGCGACATGACCTACAACACCGACCCGCCCCGCAAGTGGTGGCAGCCCGGTCCCGGCGCCGCCTACATCGGATTCACCGAAGACAAGATCACCAAGGTGCTCGCACGAGGGAACCGGCAGGTTCCCGAAGTCGCGCTCGCGGTCTGTCATCGCAACCGCCTGTCTCCTTCGGATATCGGACTCCTGGTCACCAATCAGCCCAACCGGGTCTTTCTGCGCAATTGGCGCGAAGCGCTCGAAGTGCCCGAATCACGACACGTCGACACCTTCGATGAGTGCGGCAACCTGTTCGGCGCCGGCATCCCGATCAATCTGGATCGGGCGATCACCGGCAACCGGGTGCAGCCGGGCCAGGTGGTGGTGATGGCCGGCTTCGCACACGCCGGCGACTTCGCCGGCGCGGCGGCCATCCGCTGGGGCGGACGACCGCAATGA